ATTTGGCAAATTTACGTCATGGCAAAACACGACGTTCTTACGAATGATAAGTTTCAAGGGAAAGATTATTtcgttacctgtacgcttcgAATTCGggtaatatttaattaaaatgaaatttgagaTATGTGCTATTTCATTTTAGAATCTGTTGCATTTATCggaaatttatgttttttttagagaGTCAAAATGGCGGCGTACTGCTAAGTTACGACATGCAAATTTGCTTTTGATGGTAAATATAGCAGCCATCAAACAcaataatgtaaattaataatcGCGTATGTTTGGCTGAAGAATTATAAAGATTAAActcattttttctagaggttattgatatGTTAACAGGGTCTCTTACTCACAAACTTGACATTAAAGTCCTTcggacttttattcagtttgtgagttaatcGCCCCGgttttacacatcaataacctctaaaaaaatgtgtttattcctataatataatatttaattgtcTTTTCATTTACTAATTAAGCAATATTTGTACCAATAAGACACACTTTTGAAAGATCTgactattatttatattttctagcTGTGTAGACAACAACAACGTAAAAAGTAGAATGTGATAGATCTCGGTTTTCCTAGGTTGCAGTCAAACTTcagtaataaatatttgtatttacgtAGTTTGAAGATTGTACATAACCCTGTAAGTGCATTAAGAAATTGATTTCGTTAGTGACATTCTCAATCACATATTCCAATATTTACAATCACTCATTACAGTGacgaaataaataaagattgaaGAACACTGcaaaaaagtttattatatGATCAACAAGAATAGAAGAAGGTTTAGAATAATAAGTTCATGTTTTGGTGCACAATAGATTTTCTATAAATCTTTGTACATACGTCTCCTTTAAGATGATCATTGTAGCTATTTCGACATTACTCCCAACAAGCACCTTTCAGTTTCGTTTCATTGTCTTTGCAATAAAGTCGCGCCGGAAGTGTGATCTTTATGCCAGGTCCGTCATTTGGTTCGCAAACACAGCATCCTACAGGTCTATAACCATCTCTGCATTTAGGGTAACACAATGCTCCGTTGCTTTCTTCGTCACTACGACAACTTTGTCTTTGTGCAAGAGTTTTCCGTATACCTGGGCCGCCATTTGGTGTACACACACAGCATCCACTTGCATGGTATCCATCTTTGCATTTGGGATAGCAAAGACGTCCATTCATTTCTTCGTCCGATTTACACCCTTGTCGTTGGAAGAGTGTCAGCTTTATGCCGACATCTGTTTTTCTGCACGTGCATCCATCGTCATGGTAGCCACTGCTACACTTGTTACAGCACCCGAAGATTGTACAACAACATCCCTTTCCATATATATGGGCATCACTCCAACAACTGGTACCGTCATCTCGTAGTCCAGATGGACATGCTGTTTTATCTGGTAATCGACCTGCACCTCTTCCATAGCTATCCAGCCAACAACTTATCCCATCATCGCGTTGATTAGAGGGACAGTTTTCTTTATCCGGAACACGACCTGCACCTCTTCCATATGAGTCTTTCCAACAACTTGTACCATCATCACGCATTTCATCTGGGCAAGGTCGTTTGTCAGCTGGTCTCGATTTTCTATTGTTTTCATCTTCCTCTCGTTTAACTGTTCCTTCTTTTATTTCGTTTTGAAGGCCTTCTAAACATATGcctgtaaattaaaaaaaaatggatttgtTTTTGCTGCCGATatactatatacatatatatacatatatataagtgtagaaatattaaatttttaatttatttaaaatcttttttcgAACGATCATTCTGTTCTGAACATCATTTACCAAAGTTAAACCAAAATAATTCCAGGCAATCTTCGGATTCACTGATAAATTTAGCATAAATCAATCGCTTCTGCAAAATTCCGACAATACATAATGCTGTTGATATAGATATAAGACgacgtggtatgagtgccaatgcgacaaccCAAAAGTACCAATTGAGagtaaatttacaaaacaacttCTGGACGTGCTGAACATAGACTGAACTAATATCAATTGACTCCAAGTGAATTGACTAACAGTACTGAATTATTGCTATGAAAAGtgaataatattgaaaatgacgTAATATATCATAGTTCACAGATGTTCAGAtcaatattctatttatattCATCACCTTAGGATAACATTATGCATGTTGGTGATCGTTATATTGCTTAATAGTTATCCAATATGTTATAATGACCATTTCTATCAGTAATATTCAGACTATCCAATAGCAGCCAATTAAGATAATATTGTTCAGCAGCTGATAAACACCGGTACAACGACAATGAGGGTGTCATGCATTAAAGTTCCTTTATGAAATTATTTCGAAACtggaaaaatgaaatgaaatattatttccactGAAAGAAATAGAGcgacaaaaataattacaagtAGCCTAAAAAGGAACATAACTATGGGACTTACAACcgtaaaatatcatataaaaacttAAACTCTCAACCAAAGCACTTTTGTAATGAACAGTATGCAGATGTTGTTATATCGAAAAGATACAATGCATCGTTTCAGCTTAAAATTTGCAAGTGGTTGTTTGTTTAAAGTCATATCTTTAATgtttttgattatattttgcTTGGACAAAACTAGCAATGTATCAGACGCTTCGTCGATAAATATACAATTGCAAAACGTCAGTCTTCGATTTCTGTGATATTAAATTGTTAATAATTGCATAACAAAAATGtcatataccaaaaaaaataaaaaaaaataatcttttaaattacataaCTGTAATTGATGTAATTTAACACAGAGGATAATCTTAAAGATATGAACAACACAGGGTTTCGAGATAAAGGTGAAGAcgtcaaaattaataataatcaaCATTCCCATTATAGCGATAACTTAACATGTATTGTTTGTTGCTTAAAACCCAgcatcaaatgaatattcatgttCTATTTGTAAATCCAGAGCTTGTTATTTGTGGTAAAGAAGATTATggaacatttgttttgtgttttttttttgttttttttttggggcacatgaacaagaaaatttaaactTAGAACACTTATGAAATGTCATGATGATAAAACAGGCAGAACTAAGAGATGGTTTTACTgaactctttatttttctaaaaaaaaaaaaattgattcgACATGTAAGTGTGGATATTGTGATAGAAACAGATGTGaagcatattattttaattttaatatatatgttacatacATTGTGcctaacattaaaaaaaaaatggggttatcaatttgatatattgtgctaaacattttacaatttatgtttataatgatgttttaatatgattttatagaataaattatttgactttattcaatttctttatgaataatactattttttcatttcagttatTATGTAAACTCCCTAACGTTTTTTTTCTAGTGATTATACATAATCTCTGAACATTTTAGTGATTACTataacacacccgtgatatcgtggttccgtgactgaattaaggtatataactatgcgcaagccttattttagtataagtattgtcatctgataaagtcatgccgattataagatacacagtttttctctgctttcaaatctttctgtttgaacctgTCGAACTGGAACtaatcaattattggta
The nucleotide sequence above comes from Mytilus trossulus isolate FHL-02 chromosome 5, PNRI_Mtr1.1.1.hap1, whole genome shotgun sequence. Encoded proteins:
- the LOC134719053 gene encoding cubilin homolog, which gives rise to MLMLRLGVILVLGICLEGLQNEIKEGTVKREEDENNRKSRPADKRPCPDEMRDDGTSCWKDSYGRGAGRVPDKENCPSNQRDDGISCWLDSYGRGAGRLPDKTACPSGLRDDGTSCWSDAHIYGKGCCCTIFGCCNKCSSGYHDDGCTCRKTDVGIKLTLFQRQGCKSDEEMNGRLCYPKCKDGYHASGCCVCTPNGGPGIRKTLAQRQSCRSDEESNGALCYPKCRDGYRPVGCCVCEPNDGPGIKITLPARLYCKDNETKLKGACWE